Part of the Lichenicola cladoniae genome is shown below.
TGGTGGCGACCGGGCGGATGGGCTTCGGCAACGCGACCTGGAACGTGCTGACCTGGCTGTTCGCGGCGTTCTTCTACGTCTCGATCTCGCGGATGCGGCCGCTGGTGAAGCCGGGTCACGCCAATCCCCTGCGGTTCATGCTGCAGGGTCTCCGCCCGCTCTCGATCCCGTTCGCGATCTACAGCCTGTGGATCATGATGCGCGCGCCGCCGATGCTCGAGATGGCCCTACGCTTCAATGCGCTGGCCAATTTCGTCTACGTAGTCGGGCTGTATTTCATCTCGTGCCAGCCGAAGCCGCCCGCCTTCCGTCGTACGGTCGTGGACTGGACGCCACGCGAGGCCCGCAGCAAGGCCTGATCCCAGGCGGGCAGTTCAGTCGTCGACGATCCGGACGTGTTTCAGCCGCATGGCGATGATCGCGCCACCGATGGTCAGCCATAGCCCCCACCACAGGATCAGCCGCAGGTTCAGGTCGCGCAGCAGCAGCGCGATCGTGACACCCTGCGAGGCGACTGCCAGCACCGAGGCGAGCAGCAGCATGCCGATCGGCAATGCCAGGGGAGAAGCCCGGTAGGCAGCCGGATCGGCCCGCGCATTCAGCGGCGCGCAGGCGATCGACAGGATCGCGGATATGCTGGCTCCCAGTCCGCTGACCCGGATGATGCTGGCGACGTCCAGTCCTGCCATCAGCGGAACGGCTCCGATCGCCCCGAGCAGCAGAAGCGGCCATGCCGGCACGCCCTTCGCGGTGGTCTTCCCGAACGCATGCGGCAGCCAACCGTCCTGGGCCGCCATCAGGATGCTCCGGCTTCCCCACAGCATGTGCGCGTTCATGATCCCCAGCATGCTGACGATGCCGGCGCCGAGTTCGAACAGCACCAGCGGCAGTGGTCGCATCACCGACGCCGCCACCGCGGTCAGCGACCGCCCGCCCGCGCCGGGTGAGGGCACGCCCGCGGCAACCAGCGTCACACACACGTAGAGCAGGGCTGCGCACACCGTCGCGCCGAGGATGGCGACCGGGATATCGCGCCCGGGCCGGCGCATTTCCCCCGACAGTTCCGACACCAGCGTCGCGCCGCTGATCGGGAACGTCAGCAACGCCGCCGCCGACAGCAGGCCATGCCATCCATGCGGCAGCAGGTCCGCCAGCCGCGCCGGCTCGACATGCGGTGCGCCGGCCACGGCGAGCCACAGCAGCGACAGCACGACGGCGGCGGTGATGACGATGCCTGCCCGCGCCGACACCCCGGTCCCGAGCAGGTTCAGCGCCAGCACCGATCCCAGTGCCGCAAGCCCGCCAAGCCTCGCCGATACGACCGGCACCAGCATATGCAGCGTCGTCCCGAACGTGACCGCATACGCGGCCAGCCCGACATGGGTGCTCAGCACCATCCAGAAGGCGATGAAACCGGCCGGAGCGCCGATGAACCGGCTAGGCCACCGATACAGGCTGCCCGACATCGGCCGGGCCGCGCCGAGCACTGCATAGGGAAGACTGACCAGCAGCACCACGATGCAGGCAAGCAGGTAGGCCGGCGCGGCACCGGCGCCGGCGAGCCCGATCGCGGTCCCGGTCAGGACGATCACGCCACCGCCGATGACCTGTTTCAGCGACAGGCAGAACGCCATCGGCAGTGTCAGGCTCGGCTTGAGCCTATGCATGTCGGGAGTGGTCGCATCGGCCATCGTCGCTGAAGCCCGCCTGTTGAGACAGCGTGGTCGCTGCCCGCAACAAACGTCGGGACAGCCGTCGGATGAGCGATCCGAGCCCATCAAGCTCGCGTCAGGAGCGGAAGCACCGGTCGCTATTCGAGGGCTTCACCGAAGAGCGGTAGAAACTGGCTGTAGATAGTCAGACCCGCCCCCAACGGTCATGGCACGGGTAGAGGCTGCCTCAGAAGTCGATGCAACGACCCTTGACCGTCCAGTCGCCGTAGCGCGTCGGCTCGAGCCCCTTCGGACCACCGATTTCCGGCTCTGCCGGCTTCTTCTCGGCTTCTGGCGCGATCGTGGAGGGGACGGACGGGTCGGGCTGGGTCTCGGGTTCGTTGCTCATGGATTTTACATGGGCATTGCGGTCCGGCGCTGCGAGGCTCCTGCAGCCTAATGGTGCTCGGATTGGGCCAGCCGTTGTTCCGCAAGCTGCCGCCAGGGTGCATCTGCCGGTGCCGCATCGAGTGCGCGCCGGAACAGGGCAGCCGTTTCCGGCCCGACCGCGCCATCGGCCCGGCTTTGCGCCTCTGCCGCCTGCATCGCCACGGTCGGATCGAAACCATGCGCGATCGCCACCCGCCAGGCCGCCGCCGCCGCGCCCCAGTTGCCGCGGGACGCTTCCGCCTGGCCGAGCAGGATGTATCCCTGGCGCGCCTGCGGAGCAGCCGGGTTCATCTTCGCCAGTCCCTGCCGCAGCGTGTCGATCAGGCTGGCGTCTTCCTGCTCGCTTGTTTCCGCCTGTGCCATGCGCTGGCCGATCGGTTGCGCGGGCAGGTCCGGCCGTCCGCCGGACAGATAGAGCAGCAGTGCCACCGGCGGGATGATCGCCAGGACCAGCCAGCTCCGGTTCCGGCCCAATACGGGCAGCGGCGCGTCGGGCGTAGCGGCGGCACGGAGCAGGCGGCGCTCGACCTCCAGCCTAGCTCCGTCATGCTCGGACGGCGCGATCAGGCCGCCGTCCCGGTCGCGCTCGAGCTCGCGAAGCTGCGCGCGGTGCAGCGCCAGTGCCGGCTCGCGCCGGGTTCGCGGGATCGATTTACCTCGCGCGGCCATGATCGCGGCGCGGCCCGCCGGCACCAGCACCAGCAGGCAGAGCAGCAGGATCTCGATCCAAAGGGTCGCCTGACCGGTCACCGTGTCACCGCAACAGCTCGGCAATGCGGATGCGTTCGGCTGCTTCCAGCGGGGCCGGCGGCAGCGCCCGCCGTCGCATGCCGAGCCAGGCGGCGACCAGCCCGGCCACAAGTGCCAGCGGTGCCGAGGCCCAGAGCAGGAGCGTGACCCAGGTCAGCCGGGGCCGCAGCCGGATGAAATCGCCGTAGCGGACTACCATCCAGTCCATGATCTGGCGGTTGCTGTCGCCCGCCGCGACATGTACCCGGACCACGTGGCGCAGGTCGCGGGCGAGGTCGGCGCCGCTATCCTCGATGCTCTCGTTCTGACAGACCAGGCACCGAAGCTGCGAGCCGATCGCCTCGGCGCGCGCTTCCTGCCGTGGGTTCTTCAGCATTTCGGCCGGGTCGCTCACCGCCAGGGCGGGCCCCACGAGGATCGTTGCCAGCAACACCGCCGGCAGCAGCGCGAGGAGGAGACGTCTCACCGCCTGAGCTCCGCCGCCAGGGGCAGCACTTGCCGGTCGATGATCTCCTGGGTCAGCGGCCCGGCCGTGTGCCAGGCGATCGTGCCGCCCGGCCGGATCAGGAAGCTCTCGGGCACGCCCGAGACGCCCCAGTCGATCGCCGTAAGCCCGGGCCGGTCCGCTGCCAGTCTCGCGTAGGGCGACCCGGTTCGCGTCACGAACCCGGCGGCATCGTCCGGCCGGTCCTTGTAGGCGATGCCCCATACCGGCAGCCGACCCTTCAGGCTGATCAGGAGCGGGGCCTCGATGACGCAGGGGATGCACCACGAGGCGAAGAAGTTGACCAGCAACGGAGCGGTCGCGGCGCCGAGGTCGGCGCTCGAGAACCCATGGCCCGGCGCCTGGTCGGGCAGGGCGAACGGCGGCACCTGCCGGTTCAGCGCCGGGGCATGGATGTCGTGCGGATCGAACGAGCCGCGGCCCATCCCGGCCAGCATCGCCCAGAACCCGACACCGACGGCAGCGGCTCCGGCCAGCGGCGCGATCGTCAGCACCCGCCGCCGCGACAGGAGCGATCCGGGCGGCATCATTCGGCCGGGACCGCGACGGCGTTGCGGGCACGCCTCGGTGCACCGACCCGCACCCGGCGGTCGCTGAGCGACAGGGCGCCGCCGATCGCCATGATCAGCGCGCCGAGCCACATCCAGGGTGCCAGCGGATTATAGTGCAGCCGCAGGATGGCGGTGTGCTCGTTGTCCTTGCCGGGGCCGCTATCATGCTCGTCGCCGAGCACGGCATAGAGGTCGGCCATGCCGTTGGTATGGATCGCCACCTCGCTGGTGGTCTGGTTCTGGCTGGCGAAGTCGCGCCGCGACGGGTGCAGCACCGTCACCAGATGGTCGTGGCGACGGACCTCGATGGTGGCGACCCGGGCGCGGTAGTTCGGACCCGCGGCATCGGCCAGGCCGGTCAGGGTCCAGCGATAGCCGGCAAGCTGCACGCTGTCGCCGGTGTGCACCGCGACGATGGCATGGCTCGCATCGGACATCGCGGCGAGGCCGATCACCGTCACCCCGGCACCGGCATGCGCCAGGGCCGCGCCGAACACCGCGCGCGGCAGCATGCGCGCGCGGTGCAGGCTGTCCCGGAACGCCGTCCCCCGCCGGTGGCCGATCCGCTGCAGCAGGCTGGCGGCACTCGCGGCGATCACCCACACGCCGAGCACGAACGCGACGATCGGGAGAACCCCTTTCAACCCGCGTGCCGCGGCCAGCCCGACGATGCCGGCCAGCAGCCCCGCCCACCACAGGCGGGCAAGCACCGGCGCCAGTTGCGCGCGCTTCCACGGCAGCATCGGGCCGATCGCCATCGCGGCCAGCAACGGCAGCGCCATCGGGGCGGCGGTGGCATCGAAGAACGGCTTGCCGACACTGATCGCGCTGCCGAACAACAGGCTGGCGAACGGCGGATACATGGTTCCGGTCAGCACCACCGCGCAGATCGCGCACAGCAGGATGTTGTTCATCACCAGCGCGCCCTCGCGCGACAACGGCGCGAAGGTGCCGCCGGCGCTGAGTTTCGGCGCGCGGATCGCGAACAGCAGCAGCGCGCTGCCGATCACCAGCGCCAGCAGCCCGAGGATGAACACCCCGCGGGTCGGGTCGTTGGCGAACGAGTGCACCGAGTTGAGGATGCCCGAGCGCACCAGGAAGGTGCCGGACAGCGACAGCGAGAAGGTGCCGATCGCCAGCAGCACGGTCCAGACCTTCAGCGCCTCGCGCTTCTCGACCACGATCGCCGAATGCACCAGCGCGGTGCCGGTGAGCCACGGCAGCAGCGAGGCGTTCTCGACCGGATCCCAGAACCAGTAGCCGCCCCAGCCGAGCACGTAGTACGACCACCAGGACCCGAGCGCGATGCCGCAGGTCAGGAAGCACCAGGCAGCGACCGCCCAGGGCCTGACCCAGCGGCCCCATGCGGCATCGACGCGGCCTTCCATCAGGGCGGCGACGGCGAAGGCGAACGGCACCGCGAACCCGACATAGCCGGCGTAGAGAATCGGCGGATGGAAGGCGAGGCCGGGATCCTGCAGCAGCGGGTTCATGCCGTGCCCGTCGACCGGCGCCGGCCAGACCCGGTCGAACGGGTTCGAGGTGAACAGGCAGAACAGCTCGAAGCCGGCGGCGGTGCCGCCGAGCACCCCGAGCACGCGTGCCTGCAGGGTCGAGGGAAGCGTCCGCCCGAACCAGGCGACCGCGCCGCCGCAGAGTGCGAGGATCAGCGACCAGAGCAGGATCGAGCCCTCATGGTTCCCCCAGATCCCGGTGATCTTGTAGAGCAGCGGCTTGGCGATGGCGCTGTTCTCGGCGATGTTGGCGACCGAGAAATCGTCGCCGATCGCCGCCGCGGCGAGGCACACGAACGACAGCGCCAGGCAGGCGAGCTGCCCGAACGCCAGGGCCGGCGCCGTCGCCATCAGCCTCGGATCGCGTCGCCACGCACCGGTCAGCGGCAGGACGAACTGCGCGACCGCCAGGCTGCAGGCCAGCGCCAGGGCGAAGCGGCCCAGCTCCGGGCTCAGCAGGGTGCTCAGGATCATCGGGTTGTGCATCCCCATCCAGGGCGCCGCATCGAGGGCTTCAGCTCGGATGCGGGGCGTTGGTGGTCATGGTGTTCCAGCTCGCAGCCGAGGGCGGTGGTCCGAACCTCGGGTCCCAGCGTCCGGACTTTCGCAAGGCGGCGGCGACGTCCTTCGGCATGTAGGTCTCGTCGTGCTTGGCCAGCACCTCGGCGGCGCGGAAGCTGCCGTCCGGCTGCATCTCGCCCAGCGCCACGACACTCTGACCCTCGCGGAACAGGTCCGGCAGGATGCCGACGTAGCTGACATGCACCGCCTCCTGCCCGTCGGTGACGGCGAACTGCTCGGTCGGCTCGTGTCCCGCCTGGTGCTGCTGGTGCAGCGATCCGGCCACCACCATCCCGCCGAGCCGGATGGTGCGTCCGGGGAGCGGCGGCTTGGCCAGGATCTGCGACGGCGCCATGAAGAACACGATGTTGGCGCTGAAGGCCTGCAGTGTCAGCGCCGTCGCCGAACCGAACCCCAGCACGCAGCCGCCCACCAGCCACAGCCTGCGCGACTTGCGGGTCATGGAATGGGTCGTCGGCGCGCGTCCACCGCATCCAGCCGGCGACGGGCGCGCCTGAGCCGGAGCGACGCCGAGATCGACAGGTACAGCCCCATCGCGAGGGTGACGCCGTAAGCTCCGGCAACATAGGGCAGGTGCGTCATGGCGCGGCACCGCTCAGCAGCAGCGACCGGGTGCGGGCTTCCATGACCGCCGCGCGCAACCGTGCCAGCACGATGGCGGCGAACCCCAGGCTGAAGCCGATCGTGCAGACCAGCAGCGGCCACAGCATGCTGAGCGACATGGTCGGCGCGCCGGTCAGGGTGATGCTGTCCGGCTGGTGCAGGGTGTTCCACCACTGCACGCTGAACTTGATGATCGGCAGGTCGACCGCGCCGGCGAGTGCGAGGATCGCGGCGGCCCGCGCACCGCGCCTCGGATCGTCGAACGCCCGGATCAGCGCGACATGGCCGAGATAGAGAAAGAACAGCACCAGCACCGAGGTCAGGCGCGCATCCCAGACCCACCAGGCCCCCCACATCGGCCGGCCCCAGAGCGAGCCGGATACCAGGCAGAGGCCGGTGACGCACGCACCGACCGGCCCGATCTCGGCAGCGGCGAGATCCGCCAGCGGATGTCGCCAGACCAGCGACAGCAACCCGCATACGGCAAGCGCCATGTAGCCCAGTGAGCCGAGCCAGGCCGCAGGGACATGGACGTACATGATCCGCACCGCATCGCCCTGCTGCCAGTCGGCGGGCGACAGGAACAGGCCCCAGGCCAGCCCGACAGCGGTCAATACGATCGCCGGCCAGGTCAGCACCGGCTGCAGCCAGCGTCCGAGCCGAAGGAAACGGCCCGGATTGGCGAAACGATGCAGCCACGCGCCGAAGCCGCCTGGTCGCGGAACGGGCTGTCTGGAGCCGGGCTGGTCGGAGGCGACGAGGTGGGTGGCTTGCAAGCGGCGACGGATCCCTGATTGCCGGCGATCGACCACGACCGCCATTCGATCGGGAACAGCCTCCGGCTGTCCCGTTCCGATCAACAGTCCTACACTAACATGCCGAAGTGCCCGCCATACCAATCCGGCCTCCAGCCTGCGAGGAACACGACATGCTGTTCGCCATCATCTGCTCCGACCGCCCCAACAGCCTCGATACGAGGCTCGCCGCCCGCGAGGCGCACCTGCGTTATCTCTCGACCTATGTCGACCGGATCGTGCATGCCGGCCCGATGCTCGACCTTGCCGGCCGGGCATGCGGCAGCCTCCTGATCATCGATGTCGAGGACCGCGCGGCCGCCGAGGGCTTCGCGGCGAGCGATCCGTATGCCGACGTCAATCTCTTCGAGAGCGTGGTGATCAGGGGGTATCGCGCGGTCTTCCGCGACGGCGCGCTTGCCGAATGATCTTCGCCGACCGGCAACCGGGGTGCGTTCGATGAACTACTGGCTGATGAAATCCGAGCCCGAGTCGTTCTCATGGGAGCAGCAGGTGGAGAACGACGTCGAACCCTGGACCGGCATTCGCAGCCACCAGGCGAAAAAGAACCTGCAGGCGATGAAGGTGGGCGACCGGGCGTTCTTCTATCACTCGAACACCGGCAAGGAGATCGTCGGGGTCGTCGAGGTGGTGCGCGAGGCCTATCCGGATCCGACCGCCGATACCGAGGCCTGGGTCTGCGTCGACGTGAAGGCGATCGGCCCGATGCCCACCGCCGTCACGCTTGCCGCCGTCAAGGCCGATCCTGAATTCGAGGATCTGGCGCTGGTGCGCCAGTCCCGGTTGTCAGTCGTCCCGGTCTCCAAGGCGCACTGGCAGCGCCTGTGCGAACTCGGCGGCTGGCACGACGAAAAGCAGCGGCCTGGGCGGCGAGGAAAAGCCTAGGGCGAGCCGTTCATGCTCTGTGCCAGGATCGCGTTCTGGCCGTTGCCGGGCTGACCGGCGAACGTCGTGTAGGTGGCATCGCCGTTATAGGCGGGTGTCACCGGAGCCGAGACCTGGGCGGACAGTCCGAGCACCCGGAATAGCTCGCGGTGGTTGGTATTGCGCGGCGTCTGTTGCGCGTCGGCCGGAGGAATGCCCGGTCCCTGCTGGTCGAGGACAACGCCATTCGACTGCTGCGATGCCGCGGCACTCGAGGTCGATGCCGGTTGGCGAGGCTGCGCGACAGCCAGTGTCGATACCAGACCGATGCATGCGACCAGGCTGGCACTTCCGAGCAATGCACGGCTCATTCTGGAAATACGCATGGCTTGGTCCTTTTTGTTACGAACGAGGCGGGATTGATCATTTAGACTGCCGGTGAACGCAGACGGTCGTGGCAAAGCTATCACTTTTCCGCGAGGCGGATCATTGTAGCGCTTGTGATCCACGGTCCTTCGTTCCGCCACCCGTCCCGACACATCTTGACGCAAGCGTAACCAATTCGGCTCATTTCCAGCATCTGGGGGTAGATATGCAGCATGACAAGCCATCCCTGACGCTGGGTGCAAGGATACGTGCACTGCGCCGTGCACGGGGGTTGACCCAGGATCGGCTGGCGAACTCGACCGGCGTGTCCAGGAGTGCCGTCGCTCAGTGGGAGAGCGACAGGGCCGGCCACAGCACCGGCATGTTGCGGCGTCTGGCGGACGTGCTCGGCGTGTCGGTTAACACGCTCAACGACGGCTGGGACACGACCGCGACCGACACCGTATTGACCCCGCACGAACTCGCCCTGATCCATCTGTATCGAACTTGCAACGAGGAAGATCGCGCCGTGCTGATGCAGGTGGCCAGCAAGATCGCGGCGTCGACCAGGATCGACTGAGCCGATCCGGGCACGATCGCGTCACGCGGCAATCCGGGCCAAATCGGCTTGCTGATGCGTGCAGCCTCTGGTCCTGTCGGCGCGTTGCTGGCTGGTCAAAAGGAGAAGCCCATGAGTGCCACCACACGGACCGACCTGTCCCCTGTGAGCGGTCTTGCCTCGATCGGGCTCAGCCCATCGGCCCGCGGCGAATTGCAGCGCGTCCTCGAGCAGCTCGAATCGGGTCGTGGCGTCCTGGTCCGCCTTGCCGACCTGATGGGCGGCGCGGTCGGTCAGGCGACCCGCCTCGGTGTAAAGGGCCTCGGTCTGGCGCCCGGCCTGCAGGCGAAATTGCGCGGGGTTGCCGAAAGCTCCATCTCGCGCGCCTTCGACATCGCCGTCGTCGGATTGAAGCAGCCAATCACCGGAAGCGCGCTGGCGGAAGCCGGCCAGCGGCGGCGCTGGCGCGAGCACGTGACCCACGGTGCCGTGACGGTCTCGGGAGCACTCGGAGGCCTGGCCGGCTTTACCGGGCTGTTGCCCGATATAGGGTTCACCACCCTCACCATCATGCGCGAGATCGCCCGGATCGCCCGCGAGGAAGGCGAGGACCTGTCCACCCCGGATGCACGCCGGGCCTGTCTCGAGGTGTTCGCGCTGCGGCCGATCGAGGCATCCGAGGAACAGAGCGAGCTCGGCTACTTCTCGGCGCGTGCGGTACTGCGCGGCCGGCCGGTGGTCATGCTGCTGTCGGAAGTCGCATCGCATTACGGGCTCGCACTGTCCCGCAAGGTTGCCCTGCAGATGATGCCGGTGGCCGGCGCGCTGTGCGGGGCATCGCTGAACGCTGCATTCCTCTCGCACTACCGCTCCCTGGCGCGGGCGCATTTCACCATCAGGCGACTGGAGCGCACGCACGGCACGGGCGTGCGGGAGGCGGTCGAGTCCATCCGCCATAACCTAGCCGAACGCGTCGCCACCACCTGAGGCGCATCGGCCTCCCGCCGGGGCAGGGCGACGTCAGCTTCTCCGTTTCAGGAGGTTGAGCGTCGCCGCCACGACCGCGAATGCCAGGTAGATCAGCATCATCCGGAAGCCCAGCCGATGCACCAGATGCGGCATCATCAGGCCGAGTCCGCCGGATATCAGCGCGAACACCGTGAAGACCGTGGCCATGTACATCAGCAGTCCCCGCTCGTGGTGCTGCCACTCTTCATGCGACCAGATCCAGGGGCCCATTGCCGGCATGGATGCTGGCGATGTTGTCCAGGGCGCGGAGGCCCATCGCCGTCCGGGTCTCCATCGTGGCGCTGCCGACGTGCGGCGTCAGGAACAGCTTCGGATGATCGAGGAAGCGGATGTCGATGGAGGGCTCGTTTCGGAATACGTCGAGCCCGGCCGCAGACAGCCGCCCACTGTCGAGTGCGGCGAACAGCGCATCCTCGTCCAGCAGCGAGCCACGCGCGGCATTCACCAGCACGGCCCGGTCCGGCAGCAGCGCCAGCTGGCGGGTGCCGATCAGCGTGTTGGTATTCGGTCCGCCGGGCACATGCAGGCTCAGCACCTGGCAGCGGGGCAGCATCGCATCGAGATCTGATACGAAGATCGCCTCCTGTTCCAGTTCGGGCGGCAGCCTGGTCCGGTTGTGATACAGCACCTGCATGCCGAAGCCGCGCGCCCGGCGTGCGACCGCCCGCCCGATGCGGCCCATGCCCACGATGCCCAGGGTCTTGCCGGTGACCTGGATGCCGAGCAGTTCGGTCATCCCGAGCGGGCGGCCCCATCCGCTGCGAATGACCGCGGCATACTCGGTCGCGCGCCGGCAGGCGCCGAGGATCAGCATGAAGGTGAGGTCGGCGTTGCAGTCGGTCAGCACGTCGGGGGTGTTGGTCAGGATGATGCCGCGATCCTGCAGCGCGCGGCGATCGATATGGTCGAACCCGACACTCACCGTCGCCACCTGACGGACGCAGTCGGGCAGCGCGTGGATCAGCGCCGCCGGCACGCTGGTGCCGCTGGTGACCAGCAACGCCTCCGGCCGATGGGCCAGTGCTGCCTCCAGCAACTGGTCCGGCGACAGCATGACCAGCGGCAGCGCCGGAGCCTCGAACTCGGCCTCGATCCGGGCCGCCACCATGGGCGGCATGTCCTGGCTGCCGACCAGGCGCGGTCGGGCGGGTAGGCTTGGGATGGCTTGGCTCATGGTCTCTCCTAAAGCCGCTTCGGCAAAACGCGAAGGGTGCGGGCCAGGGCCTGATCCCGCTCATGCGGGGCCTTCTCCGGCGTGACGCGGTGCCCCATCATCAGGACATGCTGAAATCCTCGCCTTCCCTGACGGCCGAGCTGTTGCTTCAGGCCTATCGGGTCGGGCTGTTCCCGATGGCGGAGAAACGGGATTCCGAGGAACTCTACTGGCTGGATCCCGAGATGCGCGGCGTGCTGCCGCTCGAGACGTTCCATCTCTCGCGTCGCCTGCGCCGCACCGTGCTGTCGAGCCCGTACGTCGTCACCGCCGACCAGCGGTTCGAGGCGGTGATCGCCGCATGTGCCGCGTCCGCGTCGGGGCGCGAGGAAAGCTGGATCAATCCCGAGATCGAGCGGCTGTTCACCCAGCTGCATCGTCAGGGTCACGGCCACAGCATCGAGTGCCTGCACGACGGCGAACTGGTCGGTGGCTTGTATGGAGTGGCGATCGGCGGCGCGTTTTTCGGCGAGAGCATGTTCAGCCGGGCCCGGGACGCATCGAAAATCGCCCTCGTCCATCTGGTTGCACGCCTGCAGCTTGGTGGTTTCACCCTGCTGGATACCCAATTCACCACGGAACATCTGGCCCAGTTCGGTGCGTTGGAGATTCCCCGGGCGGTCTATCGGCATCGGCTCGGCCTGGCGGTCGCCAGCCAGGCGAAGTGGGTGGCTGCACCCGCGGCCGATGCCCTGGCCGGTGCGATCGCCGGCCTTGGCCGGGAGACCGAATTCCCCATGCTCACGAATCCGTGAGAATGGCATTGACAGGCAATG
Proteins encoded:
- the aat gene encoding leucyl/phenylalanyl-tRNA--protein transferase, which encodes MLKSSPSLTAELLLQAYRVGLFPMAEKRDSEELYWLDPEMRGVLPLETFHLSRRLRRTVLSSPYVVTADQRFEAVIAACAASASGREESWINPEIERLFTQLHRQGHGHSIECLHDGELVGGLYGVAIGGAFFGESMFSRARDASKIALVHLVARLQLGGFTLLDTQFTTEHLAQFGALEIPRAVYRHRLGLAVASQAKWVAAPAADALAGAIAGLGRETEFPMLTNP
- a CDS encoding 2-hydroxyacid dehydrogenase — protein: MSQAIPSLPARPRLVGSQDMPPMVAARIEAEFEAPALPLVMLSPDQLLEAALAHRPEALLVTSGTSVPAALIHALPDCVRQVATVSVGFDHIDRRALQDRGIILTNTPDVLTDCNADLTFMLILGACRRATEYAAVIRSGWGRPLGMTELLGIQVTGKTLGIVGMGRIGRAVARRARGFGMQVLYHNRTRLPPELEQEAIFVSDLDAMLPRCQVLSLHVPGGPNTNTLIGTRQLALLPDRAVLVNAARGSLLDEDALFAALDSGRLSAAGLDVFRNEPSIDIRFLDHPKLFLTPHVGSATMETRTAMGLRALDNIASIHAGNGPLDLVA